From a single Amyelois transitella isolate CPQ chromosome 18, ilAmyTran1.1, whole genome shotgun sequence genomic region:
- the LOC106128978 gene encoding signal recognition particle subunit SRP54: MVLADLGRKITTALQSLSRATIINEEVLNSMLKQICAALLEADVNIRLVKNLRENVRAVIDFDEMAGGLNKRRMIQSAVFKELVKLVDPGVKPYQPIKGKPNVIMFVGLQGSGKTTTCTKLAYHYLRKNWKSCLVCADTFRAGAYDQVKQNCTKARIPFYGSYTEVDPVVIATTGVEMFKKEGFEMIIVDTSGRHKQEESLFEEMLAVANAIKPDNIIFVMDATIGQACEAQARAFKDKVDIGSVIITKLDGHAKGGGALSAVAATQSPIIFIGTGEHIDDLEPFKTKPFINKLLGMGDIEGLLDKVNELKLDDNDELLEKLKHGQFTLRAMYEQFQNIMKMGPFSQIMGMIPGFSQDLMSKGSEQESMARLKRLMTIMDSMNEGELDHRDGAKLFTKQPTRITRVAQGAGVTERDVKDLIAQYTKFAAVVKKMGGIKGLFKGGDMAKNVNQTQMAKLNQQMAKMMDPRILQQMGGMSGLHNMMKQLQQGSSGMSSLMGGK, translated from the exons ATGGTTTTAGCAGATTTGGGTCGTAAAATAACAACTGCTTTGCAGTCCCTTAGCAGGGCTACTATCATTAATGAAGAA GTTTTGAATTCTATGCTGAAACAAATCTGTGCTGCTTTATTGGAAGCTGACGTTAATATCCGATTAGTGAAAAACCTTCGTGAAAATGTACGTGCCGTCATTGACTTCGACGAAATGGCTGGGGGGCTTAATAAAAGAAGGATGATACAGTCAGCTGTATTCAAGGAACTTGTCAAA CTTGTTGATCCCGGAGTAAAACCTTACCAGCCAATCAAAGGCAAGCCAAATGTCATTATGTTTGTTGGACTGCAAGGGTCTGGAAAAACTACTACATGCACAAAGCTTGCCTATCATTACTTGAGGAAGAATTGGAAATCATGTTTAGTGTGTGCAGACACATTCAGAGCTGGAGCTTATGATCAGGTCAAGCAGAACTGTACCAAGGCTAGAATACCTTTTTATGGAAG TTACACAGAAGTTGACCCTGTAGTGATAGCAACAACTGGTGTTGAGATGTTCAAAAAGGAAGGTTTTGAGATGATCATAGTGGACACGAGCGGTCGGCACAAACAAGAGGAGTCTTTGTTCGAGGAAATGTTGGCAGTTGCTAATGCCATT AAACCAGACAACATTATCTTCGTGATGGATGCCACAATAGGTCAAGCTTGTGAAGCCCAAGCCAGAGCCTTCAAAGACAAAGTAGACATTGGATCtgtaattattacaaaattggaCGGACATGCGAAGGGTGGTGGTGCCTTGTCAGC TGTTGCTGCTACCCAGAGTCCCATCATCTTCATAGGCACTGGAGAACATATTGATGACCTGGAACCATTCAAAACAAAGCCTTTCATAAACAAACTCCTTGGCATGGGAGACATCGAAGGTCTTTTGGATAAAGTTAATGAACTCAAATTGGATGACAATGATGAACTCTTAGAAAAATTAAAGCATGGACAATTCACTCTCAGAGCTATGTATGAACAATTCCagaatattatgaaaatggGTCCATTTTCCCAAATTATG gGAATGATTCCAGGGTTCTCTCAAGATCTTATGTCCAAAGGTAGTGAACAGGAATCAATGGCGAGATTGAAGCGTCTTATGACCATTATGGACTCTATGAATGAAGGAGAGTTAGACCACCGCGATGGCGCAAAATTATTTACCAAGCAACCCACCAGAATAACTCGAGTCGCACAAGGCGCGGGCGTTACGGAAAGAGATGTTAAGGACCTTATTGCTCAATACACTAAATTTGCCGCCGTTGTCAAAAAGATGGGTGGCATCAAAGGACTTTTCAAAGGCGGCGACATGGCGAAGAATGTTAACCAAACTCAAATGGCTAAACTCAATCAACAAATGGCTAAGATGATGGACCCTCGTATTTTGCAGCAGATGGGCGGCATGTCTGGATTGCATAACATGATGAAGCAGTTGCAACAAGGATCTAGCGGAATGAGTAGTTTAATGGGTGGTAAATGA
- the LOC106130479 gene encoding 26S proteasome regulatory subunit 4 — MGQNQSGGGSGGDKKDDKDKKKKYEPPIPTRVGKKKRKAKGPDAALKLPQVTPHTRCRLKLLKLERIKDYLLMEEEFIRNQERLKPQEEKIEEERSKVDDLRGTPMSVGNLEEIIDDNHAIVSTSVGSEHYVSILSFVDKDQLEPGCSVLLNHKVHAVVGVLGDDTDPMVSVMKLEKAPQETYADIGGLDTQIQEIKESVELPLTHPEYYEEMGIKPPKGVILYGPPGTGKTLLAKAVANQTSATFLRVVGSELIQKYLGDGPKLVRELFRVAEEHAPSIVFIDEIDAVGTKRYDSNSGGEREIQRTMLELLNQLDGFDSRGDVKVIMATNRIETLDPALIRPGRIDRKIEFPLPDEKTKRRIFTIHTSRMTLADDVNLSELIMSKDDLSGADIKAICTEAGLMALRERRMKVTNEDFKKSKESVLYRKKEGTPEGLYL; from the exons ATG GGCCAGAATCAATCTGGAGGTGGTAGCGGCGGCGACAAAAAAGATGACAaggataaaaagaagaaatatgaaCCTCCAATTCCTACTAGAGTGGGCAAGAAAAAGCGCAAAGCAAAGGGACCTGATGCAGCCCTGAAATTGCCCCAAGTCACCCCTCATACAAGATGTCGTCTAAAGTTATTGAAATTAGAAAGAATAAAGGATTATCTGTTGATGGAAGAAGAATTTATCCGTAATCAAGAAAGACTAAAGCCCCAAGAAGAAAAGATAGAAGAAGAAAGGTCGAAG GTTGATGACCTAAGAGGAACACCAATGTCTGTGGGTAATCTTGAGGAGATTATTGATGATAACCACGCCATTGTGTCTACTTCCGTAGGAAGTGAACATTATGTGAGCATCTTGTCTTTTGTGGATAAAGACCAACTGGAGCCAGGCTGCTCTGTCCTTCTTAATCATAAG GTTCATGCTGTGGTGGGTGTGTTAGGTGATGACACGGACCCCATGGTGTCTGTAATGAAGCTAGAGAAAGCTCCACAAGAGACTTATGCTGATATTGGTGGACTAGATACTCAGATTCAGGAAATAAAG GAATCAGTGGAATTGCCACTGACCCATCCTGAATACTACGAAGAGATGGGCATCAAGCCACCCAAGGGTGTCATTCTGTATGGACCTCCTGGAACAGGCAAGACCCTGCTGGCCAAGGCCGTTGCCAATCAGACTTCTGCCACATTCTTGCGTGTTGTGGGGTCTGAGCTTATTCAGAAATATTTG GGTGATGGACCAAAGTTAGTCCGTGAGTTATTCCGGGTAGCTGAAGAACATGCGCCATCTATTGTTTTCATTGATGAAATAGATGCCGTAGGTACTAAACG gtaTGATTCCAATTCTGGAGGAGAGCGGGAAATACAAAGAACTATGTTGGAGCTCCTCAATCAATTGGATGGCTTTGACTCTCGTGGTGATgtcaaa GTTATTATGGCAACCAATCGTATCGAAACCCTAGACCCGGCTCTGATCCGCCCTGGCCGAATCGACCGCAAGATAGAGTTCCCGCTGCCTGATGAGAAGACCAAGAGGCGGATCTTCACCATTCACACATCAAGAATGACGCTGGCTGACGATGTCAACTTATCAGAACTGATCATGTCTAAAGATGATCTATCTGGTGCTGATATAAAG gcCATTTGCACCGAAGCTGGTTTAATGGCTCTACGTGAGCGGCGCATGAAAGTCACTAATGAAGACTTCAAAAAATCCAAGGAGAGTGTTCTCTATAGAAAAAAGGAGGGAACACCTGAAggattatatctttaa